Proteins from one Streptomyces sp. NBC_00390 genomic window:
- the radA gene encoding DNA repair protein RadA, with the protein MAARTKSAKDRPSYRCTECGWTTAKWLGRCPECQAWGTVEEYGAPAVRTTAAGRVSTAALPIGQVDGRQATARSTGVDELDRVLGGGLVPGAVVLLAGEPGVGKSTLLLDVAAKAASEAHRTLYVTGEESASQVRLRADRIKALHDHLYLAAETDLSAVLGHLDAVKPSLLVLDSVQTVASPEIDGAPGGMAQVREVAGALIRASKERGMSTLLVGHVTKDGAIAGPRLLEHLVDVVLSFEGDRHARLRLVRGVKNRYGATDEVGCFELHDEGITGLADPSGLFLTRRDEPVPGTCLTVTLEGRRPLVAEVQALTVDSQIPSPRRTTSGLETSRVSMMLAVLEQRGRISALGKRDIYSATVGGVKLSEPAADLAIALALASAASDTPLPKNLVAIGEVGLAGEVRRVTGVQRRLAEAHRLGFTHALVPSDPGKVPSGMKVTEVADMGDALRVLPRGRQQGSGGAGRRERAEAPREDEARR; encoded by the coding sequence ATGGCTGCCCGTACGAAATCCGCGAAGGACCGGCCGTCCTACCGCTGCACCGAATGCGGCTGGACGACCGCCAAGTGGCTCGGCCGCTGCCCCGAGTGCCAGGCCTGGGGGACGGTCGAGGAGTACGGCGCACCCGCCGTGCGCACCACTGCCGCGGGGCGCGTCTCCACCGCCGCGCTGCCCATCGGCCAGGTCGACGGCCGCCAGGCGACCGCGCGCTCCACCGGTGTGGACGAGCTCGACCGCGTGCTCGGCGGCGGACTGGTGCCGGGCGCCGTCGTGCTGCTCGCGGGCGAGCCCGGTGTCGGCAAGTCCACGCTGCTGCTCGATGTCGCGGCCAAGGCTGCGAGCGAGGCCCACCGCACGCTGTATGTGACGGGCGAGGAGTCAGCGAGCCAGGTCCGGCTGCGCGCCGACCGGATCAAGGCCCTGCACGACCACCTGTATCTCGCCGCCGAGACCGATCTGTCCGCGGTGCTCGGCCACTTGGACGCGGTCAAGCCGTCCCTGCTCGTCCTCGACTCCGTGCAGACGGTCGCGTCCCCCGAGATCGACGGCGCCCCGGGCGGCATGGCCCAGGTCCGCGAGGTCGCCGGAGCCCTGATCCGTGCTTCCAAGGAGCGCGGCATGTCCACGCTGCTGGTCGGTCATGTCACCAAGGACGGTGCGATCGCCGGGCCGCGGCTGCTGGAGCACCTGGTCGATGTGGTGCTCTCCTTCGAGGGCGACCGGCACGCCCGGCTGCGGCTGGTCCGCGGCGTCAAGAACCGCTACGGGGCGACCGACGAGGTCGGCTGCTTCGAGCTGCACGACGAGGGGATCACCGGCCTCGCCGACCCGTCCGGGCTCTTCCTCACCCGCCGCGACGAGCCCGTCCCCGGCACCTGCCTGACGGTCACGCTCGAAGGCCGCCGCCCGCTCGTGGCCGAGGTGCAGGCACTGACCGTGGACTCCCAGATCCCCTCGCCCCGGCGCACCACCTCCGGCCTGGAGACCTCGCGCGTGTCGATGATGCTCGCCGTGCTCGAGCAGCGCGGGCGGATCAGCGCGCTCGGCAAGCGAGACATCTACAGCGCGACGGTCGGCGGAGTGAAGCTCTCCGAGCCCGCGGCCGACCTCGCCATCGCGCTCGCCCTGGCGTCGGCCGCCAGCGACACCCCACTGCCGAAGAACCTCGTCGCGATCGGCGAGGTGGGCCTTGCGGGCGAGGTCAGACGGGTCACGGGCGTCCAGCGCCGGCTCGCCGAGGCACACCGGCTCGGCTTCACCCACGCGCTGGTCCCGTCCGATCCGGGCAAGGTTCCGTCCGGTATGAAGGTCACGGAAGTAGCGGACATGGGGGACGCGCTGCGGGTGCTCCCGCGGGGGCGGCAGCAGGGCTCGGGCGGGGCCGGACGCAGAGAGCGGGCAGAGGCCCCACGGGAGGACGAGGCGCGCCGGTAG
- the disA gene encoding DNA integrity scanning diadenylate cyclase DisA, with amino-acid sequence MAAKDGATAPGKSGSGTGNEALIRAALSAVAPGTALRDGLERILRGNTGGLIVLGMDKSVESMCTGGFVLDVEFTATRLRELCKLDGALILDKDISKIHRAGVQLVPDASIPTEETGTRHRTADRVSRQCGFPVVSVSQSMRLIALYVDGERRVLEESAAILSRANQALATLERYKLRLDEVAGTLSALEIEDLVTVRDVGAVAQRLEMVRRIATEIAEYVVELGTDGRLLSLQLDELIAGVEPERDLVVRDYVPEPTSPRAVPGRGPQRSRTVDEALAELDALTHTELLELPVVARALGYSGSPETLDSAVSPRGHRLLAKVPRLPGAIIERLVEHFGGLQKLLAASVDDLQAVDGVGEARARSVREGLSRLAESSILERYV; translated from the coding sequence GTGGCAGCCAAGGACGGGGCAACAGCACCCGGGAAGTCCGGCTCAGGCACGGGCAACGAAGCGCTGATCCGCGCCGCTCTGAGCGCGGTCGCCCCGGGCACCGCACTGCGCGACGGCCTGGAACGCATCCTCCGGGGAAACACCGGAGGTCTGATCGTTCTCGGCATGGACAAGTCGGTCGAGTCGATGTGTACCGGCGGCTTCGTGCTGGACGTGGAGTTCACCGCGACCCGGCTGCGCGAGCTGTGCAAGCTGGACGGAGCGCTCATCCTCGACAAGGACATCTCCAAGATCCACCGGGCCGGTGTGCAGCTGGTCCCGGACGCGTCCATCCCTACCGAGGAGACCGGCACCCGCCACCGCACCGCGGACCGGGTCTCGCGTCAGTGCGGGTTCCCCGTGGTGTCGGTGTCGCAGTCGATGCGGCTGATCGCGCTGTACGTGGACGGCGAGCGCCGGGTGCTGGAGGAGTCGGCCGCGATCCTGTCCCGCGCCAACCAGGCACTGGCGACCCTGGAGCGCTACAAGCTCCGTCTGGACGAGGTGGCCGGCACCCTCTCGGCCCTGGAGATCGAGGACCTGGTCACCGTCCGGGACGTCGGGGCCGTGGCGCAGCGCCTGGAGATGGTGCGCCGTATCGCCACCGAGATCGCCGAGTACGTGGTGGAGCTGGGCACCGACGGCCGCCTTCTCTCGCTCCAGCTGGACGAGTTGATCGCGGGTGTGGAGCCGGAGCGCGATCTGGTGGTGCGCGACTACGTGCCGGAGCCGACCTCCCCCAGGGCTGTGCCCGGGAGGGGCCCCCAGCGCTCGCGCACGGTCGACGAGGCGCTCGCCGAGCTGGACGCGCTGACCCACACCGAACTGCTCGAACTGCCCGTCGTGGCCAGGGCGCTGGGCTACAGCGGCTCTCCTGAGACGCTCGACTCCGCGGTCTCGCCGCGTGGCCACCGGCTGCTGGCCAAGGTGCCCCGGCTGCCCGGCGCCATCATCGAGCGGCTGGTGGAGCACTTCGGCGGACTGCAGAAGCTGCTCGCGGCAAGCGTGGACGATCTGCAGGCCGTGGACGGCGTCGGCGAGGCTCGGGCCCGCAGCGTACGGGAGGGGCTGTCGCGGCTCGCCGAGTCGTCGATCCTGGAGCGCTACGTCTGA